A stretch of the Erythrobacter sp. YJ-T3-07 genome encodes the following:
- a CDS encoding secretion protein HlyD, with translation GMIATADIHTGSKTILQYLLKPLNRAQEALRER, from the coding sequence CCGGGATGATCGCCACCGCCGACATCCACACGGGAAGCAAGACTATACTCCAGTACCTCCTAAAGCCACTGAACCGCGCCCAAGAAGCCCTGCGAGAGCGTTAA